ATGTATTCGACATCCTTTCAGAAGACGATCAAAATTATCAAATCCATGCCCGGCATCAACATACATGCGTTTTATACACTGCGCAAGTGGTTATTTTAGCAACAGGACATCTGCCATCGACGTTATTCTCCCATTATCATCATCTCCCCAATTATCAACATAATCCTTGGGACATGTCAGCTTATCGCAAATTCGCTTCCCACCATCATGTAGTCATTATTGGAACCCATTTAACAGCGATTGATGTGGCGCTAAAGTTATACAGTCAAAAACACCAAGGTCATATGACCATGGTTTCGCGCACAGGGCTTTTAAGCGCTGTCAGAGGCCGTAAACTCTCACACAGCATGCAATATTTAACTCCCTCAACGATTCGCTATCTACTAAAGACGCATGACTCTACTACCTTATTATCTCAATTAGAGCGCTTATTTGAGAAAGAAATCTCCTTATATTTTCCCCACGGACTCTCTCTTTGGGATACTATAAACCAAATCAAAAAAATGCCCCCTCTTAAGCGTCTCAAGCATGAGATAAAAAACGCCGAACTAAATGAGGCTAACTGGCAATTAGTACTATCCTGTTTTTATCAAATTCTTTTTAAAATTTGGCCAAAATTACATCCACAGGAACAATTATTCTTTCTGGAAAAGCACGCGAGCTTAATGTTCGCCTTTTTATGCGCATTTCCATTAACCAATGCCTATATCATTCAATCCATGATGGTTAGTAAACAATTATCGATTCAAGGAGGAATAATCGATATTGAATACAATGAACCGCATTTTTTTATTACATTGAACAATGGAACATCATTAACCGCTGATTATCTTATTCGAGCCACAGGTTCCGGCGATGATCCAAAAACCGTGCCTTTATTAGCGCAAATGCTCACTAGAAAATTAATTAAAAAACACCCTTTGGGTGGAATTTATATTGATACCAATACCCATCATGTTTTAACCGACAAACAAAAAAATCCTCCATCTATCTATGCTCTTGGAGATTTGGTAAAAGGGGCTTGTTTCAGAATGATTGAGATAGGTCAGGTTGTAGAGCAGGCGAGAATAATTTCAGATCATATTACTCAAACATTGAATTTAGCAGGATAACAAAGGCTTATTACTTATTTGATGTCAGTTTCGCCAAAAACATAACATAAGATTTTTTTTCTAGCAGGCATACAAGAAATGCTTGTACGTCTTCAAAAACACAATGTTGCTCTACGCCATAGTAACTTGCAATATAATTAATCACATCTTTGATTGTACACGGCGCTTCGAGAAAATCCCAAATCTTAATCCCAGAAGCATTAATGCGATAATAAATATTGTCATCAGGCCCCATGACCACCAATTCATTATCAATCAAGGTTGTGCATACTTCCGGATGTTTACGAATTGTACATTCTAAAAATGACAGCTCCACCTAATTCCCCATTTTAGTTTGCTTCACATGACAACGAATCGGCTCCCCGCTCTCATTCAAATACCCAAAGCGCCGCATCACAGCACCATGTTTGGACACAATACGTTTTATTTGCTCCTCATTGAGTGTATTTTCCCAATCACCAACAATCCCTTTTCTAAAAAAAGCACGAGACACTGGTGAGCTTTCGCGAAAACCAAATGTCTCTTCATACTGTTTTAATTTTTCAAACCGGCTTTTCTCCAGGGCAGTCAAAATAACATGGTCAGACATCTTGATTCCTAAAAAATCAAATGCCTTAGAAAAAGTTGGTAATGGTGCAAAATTCATATCTTCATAACGCAATATCAACAATCGAATATCACGTACTGACACCCAGCTTTCAACATGCGATGACCACGATGAACAAATCTGGCGTACTTGTAACGATGGTCTAGACGCAAATCCTCTTAGCGTCAAAGACGGCGTATTCATCATCCCAATCGCAGAATCAATCGAACAATTCATATGATGTGCAAAAGAAATAGCGACGTCCAAAGGATTTCTTATAAAATAAATAATCCCGACACTCACTTCGCTTGGAACAAGGGGGATACAATTATTTATTTTATAATAAGCATCATGGATTTTAAAATATTGGATACCATCATGTTGTTCACCGAACCAGCGGTAAATTAATGGCTTTAATCGTTCTATTTCGTCCTCGTTTAATAAATTGCTATCAAATCCTAAGGCCCTGTTTATCATAAAACGATCGCCCGCGCCTGTCCCAAGAATGGTTTGCCTATTTAAATCCAGATTATCACCAGTAGCATACAAGAGATTTGTCAGAACAATCCTAAACCAGGTGTTTCCTGATTTTGGATAAGAAGCCAACCACACAATTCCTTTATCAAATGTCATGTTTATTAACCTGCGACTTCTCTAGTAAATCGATAAAATCCTGCAGATGAACATGCATCCGATTGTATTCAATCAATACAATACCAATACGATTTGCTAACATTGCACAATAATTAAAATATAAATTATTCTTTCGCATCCCTGACAAATAAAGTTTATTATAAAAATTTTTCTGCAAAACATTGATTTTCTCCCCGCCAGTCAAATGTTTTGCATGAAACATTTCTTTCTGTTGGAGGGTTAAAGTATACACAGTTTTAAGCGGTAGCGGTTTTGCATAAAATGCATCTTCTGCAACCCATCGATATTTTTTAATCTGTGGCCTTATGGCTTGCAACTCTTTTACATTGATATTCAAGAAATCTACTGCTTCAGACCATAAGTTAATTTGATTTAGCCCGGGAAAAACCATACCATCCTTCCGAACAATACATAGGTCATCCGCCAGCATCTTATATCCTCGTTGCATCATGGCCGCCAGGAGCAATGATTTTCCTGAGCTATTTTGTCCAATGAACGCCACAGCGTGATCATCCATTTTTAAGACGCTGCCATTCAACACCAAGAAATCGCGCTGCATCAGCAAAGCCGCCAGGCAAGGGCCACTGACCAATACGGCTAGAGACGCTTCATCAATCTCTTTTTCCGGCTCAATGATAATTCGCCTCCCACCATCTACCCAGAAACGTCCTATATTCGGTACATTCAACCATAAACCGTTTGCTTTAACCTGATAAAACAATCCTCGCTCAATCGCATCCTCAAAACCGCTTGGCGAAACATCCCCATAAGTGATACACACGTCCGCCACCGCATTCGAAGGAGGTTCCAATACTGGTGAATACTGCGCTAGCATCAAGTCACTACAAATCGTTAAACCATAAGCTTGAAACTTAAACATTCTTCATACTCAAAAAGCATCGATTAATGAATCGCTTTCATATAACGCCATCGCATCATAAATCCACTTAAAATAATCTGGCGCACATGCCTCTCCAAGCTTAATATCTTTAAAACCATGATGAATATAAATAATTTTCATATAAGTCATCACAAAACTTAACGCAAGTTTCAAATTAATCGGAGCAGGCGCGTGTTTTTCTTCTGCACTTCGCTTCTTATGCTGCGCATAACGCTGCCAAAATTTAATATCTTCCAAATGCTCGAGCAGAACTTCACGTTTTACTTTCAAGCGCTGATCATTTAATTGCTGCTGCATCAAAAAAACAAACATCAAAATCCACGACAACAATTCTTGACCTGCACTGAAATCACTTAATACGTCGTATTCAAAATAAAAAGCCACAATCGGTAAATAAGCTTTAATACGTTGATTTGTAATATTGCCTAAACAGATGTAATGCAACATCCAACGAGATAAAGGAGATAAAACTGCATGATGATGAAGATATTGGTAAAATTTCTCTGGAAAATAAAGATCATTTGCTTGGATATAATGCAAATAGTGATGTTCTTCATCCAATAAATCATCCAACTCAATCACAGCAAATGAATATTTTATTAATTTTGCCAATTCAAAAACCAGTTTATAGTCTTGCGCCTTGGTATCAGATAATACCTTAATTTTTTTTCAATATCCGGAAGCCAATCTTGTAATGTATGAAAAGGAGTACCATCCACATCATCAACTAAAGAAGCGATGAATTTAGTAAAAGGCAAAACCGGCATTTTATTATCAACAGTCGGTATGTTACCTTTTGATAAAATAGCCGTTTGCACATGTTGCAACACTTCAATGGCATCATGTCGCTTAACATCAACCAAACCATATTGATTAAGCCATGCATTTAATCTGGAACATTCCTCAGGAAACGCTACATTCATCTGCTTTAATGCTTGTCGCAATGAACGGCTTGGATAAAATTGCTTTTTGCACCAAGCGGTTAATGATTGCTTTACGTCAAGGCCAATAACTCCCTCCCGATGCGCACGCTCAAGAGTAGCTCGAATATTGACCATCGCATCATTAATAGGCAATGAACCTTGTTCCTGGCCATAATGCAACACAGCCACTTCATCATCATCCACTAAAGCATGAGAGGCATAGGCTTGGAAAATTTTTCCGACGCCTATCATGCCAAACGCGTGCAATTCTGCCGCACGCAGCGCCCCCATACTTGCAGCGCCATAAACTTCAACACCACGATCTAAAGCCAACATAA
This genomic interval from Legionella oakridgensis ATCC 33761 = DSM 21215 contains the following:
- a CDS encoding FAD/NAD(P)-binding protein, which encodes MSKHLIKIAIIGGGPAGVSLCLQLAKSLKNLTLKSNVHLLLFEKSTAIGYGLPYSINENVFNINLPREYMTLIPGEHHHFSNWLHDLQKIPESTTFPSRYYFGQYAHNQLLNAKKNLKSPALKIMTLTEHDVFDILSEDDQNYQIHARHQHTCVLYTAQVVILATGHLPSTLFSHYHHLPNYQHNPWDMSAYRKFASHHHVVIIGTHLTAIDVALKLYSQKHQGHMTMVSRTGLLSAVRGRKLSHSMQYLTPSTIRYLLKTHDSTTLLSQLERLFEKEISLYFPHGLSLWDTINQIKKMPPLKRLKHEIKNAELNEANWQLVLSCFYQILFKIWPKLHPQEQLFFLEKHASLMFAFLCAFPLTNAYIIQSMMVSKQLSIQGGIIDIEYNEPHFFITLNNGTSLTADYLIRATGSGDDPKTVPLLAQMLTRKLIKKHPLGGIYIDTNTHHVLTDKQKNPPSIYALGDLVKGACFRMIEIGQVVEQARIISDHITQTLNLAG
- a CDS encoding PqqD family protein, which encodes MELSFLECTIRKHPEVCTTLIDNELVVMGPDDNIYYRINASGIKIWDFLEAPCTIKDVINYIASYYGVEQHCVFEDVQAFLVCLLEKKSYVMFLAKLTSNK
- a CDS encoding sulfotransferase domain-containing protein, producing MTFDKGIVWLASYPKSGNTWFRIVLTNLLYATGDNLDLNRQTILGTGAGDRFMINRALGFDSNLLNEDEIERLKPLIYRWFGEQHDGIQYFKIHDAYYKINNCIPLVPSEVSVGIIYFIRNPLDVAISFAHHMNCSIDSAIGMMNTPSLTLRGFASRPSLQVRQICSSWSSHVESWVSVRDIRLLILRYEDMNFAPLPTFSKAFDFLGIKMSDHVILTALEKSRFEKLKQYEETFGFRESSPVSRAFFRKGIVGDWENTLNEEQIKRIVSKHGAVMRRFGYLNESGEPIRCHVKQTKMGN
- a CDS encoding TfuA-like protein — its product is MIDGLYEQVPAVWHKEIMLALDRGVEVYGAASMGALRAAELHAFGMIGVGKIFQAYASHALVDDDEVAVLHYGQEQGSLPINDAMVNIRATLERAHREGVIGLDVKQSLTAWCKKQFYPSRSLRQALKQMNVAFPEECSRLNAWLNQYGLVDVKRHDAIEVLQHVQTAILSKGNIPTVDNKMPVLPFTKFIASLVDDVDGTPFHTLQDWLPDIEKKLRYYLIPRRKTINWFLNWQN